In Zygosaccharomyces rouxii strain CBS732 chromosome F complete sequence, a single window of DNA contains:
- the SQS1 gene encoding Sqs1p (weakly similar to uniprot|P53866 Saccharomyces cerevisiae YNL224C Hypothetical ORF) — MAKRHNHYRGRGTGRGTGRGGRRHHGSSRGRGGGKFSKGKGRHQSSRSKGMPPLGNGDLSNPDTEDVFFGDHIDPSTVEDYYFGRHKDKSMSMGGFRPGQREEKPGSKLAFRKRPMAFVKAIDVYDPSHDLIETLRRENSHLIKPDVQEGDDENDDMQEEYGDESDDGNEAENEEEEEEEEEEEEEEEEEEEEEEEDDDDELELEEEQEAVEEQKDEEQEKADEDEDMDKQETSDVTAVKDEDLYVMDDEGEEAGVDIKSVHVEETDTTANNTEYDPTITVGKVQLSVKQDEPEESVDNRHVDSPQLSGTMGSLKICESASPPPDQSQDPQDPQELPFGMAEEDSLVDLSEISITNVRVGFADDSYFVKCFRMFGDHEPKWVDRDNLSDFILEELNYPEHRLGAYLQFIKESLIKQEEPEPTYSDIPLSDSDSDEYGEEGYFRKEESVSSDMREGLDDLIAYTEKYNVGRNMEYETSTLNSVGKGKKKKLLIDESLGLDSATISTLEDKFRNRIESKANKRRTKQDFIDEMNQFSEDLFKKYPIGLHIQNIKDECEFFLLKERDRLSFPPLDPHGNNVVLKMSHHFNLKGYREGSGKGTHVVAQKTRATERYSPDYNRVHQLLRQRPVFYRIDVNRPGKTTTERFKTQKAKFHANEGEVVGQDAPAIGSENVGRRMLEKLGWSNGEGLGARGNKGIAEPLMARVKKSKSGLKQSQEQ, encoded by the coding sequence ATGGCAAAACGTCATAATCATTATAGAGGCCGTGGTACCGGTCGTGGTACTGGTCGTGGTGGCCGTAGACATCATGGTAGCTCGAGAGGAAGAGGTGGTGGAAAATTCTCCAAAGGAAAAGGTAGACATCAATCTAGCAGGTCAAAGGGGATGCCACCGCTCGGAAATGGTGATCTAAGCAATCCTGACACGGAAGATGTGTTCTTTGGTGACCATATCGACCCCAGCACTGTGGAAGATTACTACTTTGGCCGTCACAAGGACAAGTCCATGTCGATGGGTGGTTTTAGACCAGGACAACGTGAAGAGAAGCCTGGTAGTAAGTTGGCGTTTCGTAAAAGACCTATGGCTTTTGTTAAGGCTATCGATGTCTACGACCCATCGCATGATCTTATTGAAACATTGAGAAGAGAGAATAGCCATTTGATTAAACCTGATGTACAAGAgggtgatgatgaaaatgatgatatgCAAGAAGAATATGGtgatgaaagtgatgatgGGAATGAAGCTGAGaatgaggaagaagaagaagaagaagaagaagaagaagaagaagaagaagaagaagaagaagaagaagaagaagatgatgatgatgagcTAGAGCTAGAAGAAGAGCAAGAGGCAGTTGAAGAACAGAAGGATGAGGAACAGGAAAAAGCggatgaggatgaggaTATGGACAAACAAGAAACTTCTGATGTTACTGCggttaaagatgaagatttatATGTAATGGATGATGAAGGCGAAGAAGCTGGTGTTGACATAAAATCTGTGCACGTGGAAGAAACGGACACTACAGCTAATAATACCGAATATGATCCTACGATAACCGTTGGTAAAGTCCAGCTTTCTGTGAAACAAGATGAGCCTGAGGAATCAGTAGATAACCGCCATGTCGATAGTCCACAGCTTTCGGGAACAATGGGAAGTCTCAAAATTTGTGAAAGTGCTTCACCACCCCCAGATCAATCACAAGATCCACAAGACCCACAAGAGCTGCCGTTTGGTATGGCGGAAGAAGATTCGCTAGTCGATTTATCTGAAATTTCCATAACAAACGTCAGAGTTGGATTTGCGGATGATTCCTACTTTGTTAAATGTTTCCGTATGTTTGGTGATCATGAACCAAAGTGGGTGGATAGAGACAATTTATCAGATTTTATCCTAGAAGAGTTAAATTATCCTGAACATCGTCTTGGTGCATATTTgcaattcatcaaagaatcCCTAATAAAACAAGAAGAACCAGAGCCAACGTATTCAGATATACCGCTTTCAGATTCAGATTCAGATGAATATGGAGAAGAAGGTTACTTCaggaaagaagaaagtgtAAGTTCAGATATGAGAGAAGGacttgatgatttgattgCATATACGGAGAAATACAATGTTGGACGTAACATGGAATATGAGACTTCTACACTTAATTCCGTTGGTAAaggtaaaaagaagaagctaCTTATTGATGAATCATTAGGTTTGGATTCAGCTACCATTTCTACTTTAGAAGACAAGTTTAGAAATAGAATAGAATCAAAGGCAAACAAAAGAAGGACTAAGCAAGATTTCATAGATGAAATGAACCAATTTTCTGAagatttgttcaaaaaataCCCCATTGGATTGCATATACAAAATATTAAAGATGAGTGTGAGTTCTTTTTACTAAAAGAGAGAGATAGATTAAGTTTCCCACCATTAGATCCTCATGGTAATAATGTTGTCTTAAAGATGTCGCATCATTTCAATTTAAAAGGTTATAGAGAAGGTTCCGGTAAGGGTACGCATGTAGTTGCACAAAAGACGAGAGCCACTGAGAGATATTCACCCGACTATAATCGTGTGCACCAATTGTTGAGACAACGTCCAGTTTTCTACAGAATTGATGTAAATCGTCCAGGTAAAACAACCACAGAGAGGTTTAAAACACAAAAGGCTAAATTCCATGCCAACGAAGGTGAAGTTGTTGGTCAAGATGCGCCTGCCATTGGCTCAGAAAATGTTGGTAGAAGAATGTTGGAAAAACTGGGTTGGTCCAATGGTGAAGGCCTAGGTGCTCGTGGTAATAAAGGTATTGCCGAACCACTAATGGCCAGAGTGAAAAAGAGTAAATCAGGGCTTAAGCAATCTCAAGAACAATAA